The window GATATAGACGTGATGTGTTTGTGGATGTTGCAGGTCTGTAATATAAGTACAGGGAAACCTTTCTTATGCATTGATATGCACATTTGTGGAAGAAAGAGTTTATAATCTTCAAACTTTACTATTGTTTCAGGTGAAGTGGACAGGAGAATTGCATTTGGGCAGTTAAAAAGATTTGCATGGAGAGAGCTCCAATTGGCAACAGATAACTTCAGCGAAAAGAATGTGCTCGGACAAGGAGGGTTTGGGAAAGTTTACAAAGGAGTGCTTCCGGATAACACCAAAGTTGCTGTGAAGAGGTTAACGGATTTTGAAAGTCCTGGTGGAGATGCTGCATTCCAGAGAGAAGTGGAGATGATAAGTGTAGCTGTTCATAGGAATCTACTGCGTCTTATCGGTTTCTGCACCACTCAAACAGAACGTCTTTTGGTTTATCCCTTCATGCAGAATCTAAGTCTTGCACATCGTCTCAGAGAGCTTAAAGCTGGCGACCCGGTTTTAGACTGGGAGACGAGGAAACGGATTGCCTTAGGAGCAGCGCGTGGTTTTGAGTATCTTCACGAGCATTGCAATCCGAAGATCATACATCGTGATGTGAAAGCAGCAAACGTGTTACTAGATGAAGATTTTGAAGCAGTGGTTGGTGATTTTGGTTTAGCCAAGTTAGTAGATGTTAGAAGGACTAATGTGACAACTCAAGTTCGAGGAACGATGGGTCACATTGCACCAGAATATCTATCCACAGGGAAGTCATCAGAGAGAACTGATGTTTTCGGGTATGGAATTATGCTTCTTGAGCTCGTTACAGGACAACGCGCAATTGACTTTTCGCgtttggaggaagaagatgatgtcttGTTACTTGACCACGTATGTATGATCGAATAATCCCACATCGAAGTAGCTTCTCTCAAGCTTTATATAccataatctttttttggtgttttttgaATTGGACAGGTGAAGAAActggaaagagagaagagattggGAGCAATTGTAGATAAGAATTTGGATGGAGagtatataaaagaagaagtagagatgATGATACAAGTGGCTTTGCTTTGTACACAAGGTTCACCTGAAGACCGACCAGTGATGTCGGAAGTTGTAAGGATGTTAGAAGGAGAAGGGCTTGCAGAGAGATGGGAAGAGTGGCAAAACGTGGAAGTNNNNNNNNNNNNNNNNNNNNNNNNNNNNNNNNNNNNNNNNNNNNNNNNNNNNNNNNNNNNNNNNNNNNNNNNNNNNNNNNNNNNNNNNNNNNNNNNNNNNNNNNNNNNNNNNNNNNNNNNNNNNNNNNNNNNNNNNNNNNNNNNNNNNNNNNNNNNNNNN is drawn from Camelina sativa cultivar DH55 chromosome 8, Cs, whole genome shotgun sequence and contains these coding sequences:
- the LOC104709854 gene encoding probable LRR receptor-like serine/threonine-protein kinase At5g10290, which gives rise to MIGSTHSRDITPGRSTKPSSTYVPLNIYETNSLILCFSDSGDALFALRISLRALPNQLSDWNQNQVNPCTWSQVICDDKNLVTSLTLSDMNFSGTLSSRLGVLENLKTLTLKGNGITGEIPEDFGNLTSLTSLDLEDNELTGRIPSSIGNLKKLQFLTLSRNKLNGTIPESLTGLPNLLNLLLDSNSLTGQIPQRLFEIPKYNFTSNNLNCGGRQPHPCVSEVAHSGGSSKPKTGIIAGVVAGVTVILFGILLFLFCKDRHKGYRRDVFVDVAGEVDRRIAFGQLKRFAWRELQLATDNFSEKNVLGQGGFGKVYKGVLPDNTKVAVKRLTDFESPGGDAAFQREVEMISVAVHRNLLRLIGFCTTQTERLLVYPFMQNLSLAHRLRELKAGDPVLDWETRKRIALGAARGFEYLHEHCNPKIIHRDVKAANVLLDEDFEAVVGDFGLAKLVDVRRTNVTTQVRGTMGHIAPEYLSTGKSSERTDVFGYGIMLLELVTGQRAIDFSRLEEEDDVLLLDHVKKLEREKRLGAIVDKNLDGEYIKEEVEMMIQVALLCTQGSPEDRPVMSEVVRMLEGEGLAERWEEWQNVEFLTS